The following proteins come from a genomic window of Microtus ochrogaster isolate Prairie Vole_2 unplaced genomic scaffold, MicOch1.0 UNK1, whole genome shotgun sequence:
- the Edem1 gene encoding ER degradation-enhancing alpha-mannosidase-like protein 1 yields the protein MQWRALVLGLVLLRLGLHAVLWLFFGLGPSMGFYQRFPLPFGLQRLRDPDGSEPVGPPEGPAWLHRPKRGPEGRLETPQEPGPGMCGQAHWGYALGGRGCGPDEYERRYSSAFPPQLRAQMRDLARGMFVFGYDNYMAHAFPQDELNPIYCRGRGPDRGDPSNLNINDVLGNYSLTLVDALDTLAIMGNSSEFQKAVKLVINTVSFDKDSTVQVFEATIRVLGSLLSAHRIITDSRQPFGDMKIEDYDNELLYMAHDLAVRLLPAFENTKTGIPYPRVNLKTGVPPDSNNETCTAGAGSLLVEFGILSRLLGDSTFEWVARRAVKALWNLRSNNTGLLGNVVNIQTGHWVGKQSGLGAGLDSFYEYLLKSYILFGEKEDLEMFNAAYQSIQSHLRRGREACNEGEGDPPLYVNVNMFNGQLMNTWIDSLQAFFPGLQVLIGDVEDAICLHAFYYAIWKRYGALPERYNWQLQAPDVLFYPLRPELVESTYLLYQATKNPFYLHVGMDILQSLEKYTKAKCGYATLHHVIDKSKEDRMESFFLSETCKYLYLLFDEENPVHKSGTRYMFTTEGHIISVDKHLRELPWKDFFEDGERDQEEKFVHRPKSQEFRIINSSSNCNRVPDERRYSLPLKSIYMRQIDQMVGLI from the exons ATGCAATGGCGAGCGCTCGTCCTGGGACTGGTGCTGCTACGCCTCGGCCTCCACGCGGTGCTCTGGCTGTTCTTCGGGCTGGGGCCCAGCATGGGCTTCTACCAGCGCTTTCCGCTCCCCTTCGGCTTGCAGCGTTTGAGGGACCCCGACGGCTCGGAGCCGGTGGGTCCGCCGGAAGGCCCGGCCTGGCTGCATCGGCCAAAGCGCGGGCCGGAGGGGCGGCTCGAGACCCCGCAGGAGCCGGGGCCGGGCATGTGCGGCCAGGCGCACTGGGGCTACGCTCTGGGCGGCCGTGGCTGCGGCCCGGACGAGTACGAGCGGCGCTACAGCAGCGCCTTCCCGCCGCAGCTGCGTGCCCAGATGCGCGACCTGGCACGGGGCATGTTCGTCTTTGGCTACGACAACTACATGGCGCACGCCTTTCCGCAGGACGAGCTCAACCCCATCTACTGCCGCGGCCGGGGGCCGGACCGCGGGGACCC ttcAAATCTGAACATCAATGATGTCCTGGGAAATTACTCCCTGACTCTTGTTGATGCCTTGGATACACTTGCA ATAATGGGAAATTCATCCGAGTTCCAGAAAGCAGTCAAGTTAGTGATCAACACCGTTTCATTTGACAAAGATTCCACGGTCCAAGTCTTTGAAGCTACAATAAG GGTTCTGGGAAGCCTCCTTTCTGCTCACAGAATAATAACTGACTCCAGACAGCCCTTTGGTGACATGAAAATTGAGGATTATGATAACGAGTTATTGTACATGGCCCATGACCTGGCCGTGAGGCTCCTACCAGCTTTTGAAAACACCAAGACAGGAATCCCCTATCCTCGG GTGAATCTGAAGACGGGTGTTCCCCCTGATAGCAATAATGAAACCTGCACAGCGGGCGCTGGTTCTCTCCTGGTGGAATTTGGTATTCTGAGCCGACTTCTGGGGGATTCCACTTTTGAGTGGGTTGCCAGACGAGCTGTGAAAGCCCTCTGGAACCTTCGGAGCAACAACACAGGATTGCTAG GCAATGTTGTGAACATCCAGACAGGCCACTGGGTTGGCAAGCAGAGTGGCCTGGGTGCCGGGCTGGATTCCTTCTATGAATACCTCTTGAAGTCTTACATCCTTTTTGGAGAAAAGGAAGACCTGGAGATGTTTAATGCTGCATATCAGAGCATCCAGAGCCACCTGCGAAGAGG CCGGGAAGCCTGCAATGAAGGAGAAGGGGACCCACCACTCTATGTCAACGTGAACATGTTCAATGGGCAGCTCATGAACACCTGGATTGACTCTCTGCAGGCTTTCTTCCCTGGGCTGCAG GTTCTGATAGGGGATGTGGAAGACGCCATCTGCCTCCACGCCTTCTACTATGCTATATGGAAACGGTATGGGGCCCTCCCTGAGCGCTACAACTGGCAGCTCCAGGCCCCTGATGTTCTCTTCTACCCACTGAGACCAGAGTTAGTGGAGTCCACCTATCTTCTCTACCAG GCAACCAAGAATCCCTTCTACCTCCATGTAGGAATGGACATTCTGCAGAGTCtggaaaaatacacaaaagccaa ATGTGGGTATGCCACGCTGCATCACGTCATAGACAAGTCTAAAGAGGACCGGATGGAGAGCTTCTTTCTCAGTGAGACCTGTAAATACTTGTATCTG cTGTTTGACGAAGAGAATCCAGTACACAAATCTGGAACCAGATACATGTTTACAACAGAGGGCCACATCATATCTGTTGACAAGCATCTTCGGGAATTGCCTTGGAAGGATTTCTTTGAAGATGGAGAGCGGGACCAAGAGGAAAAGTTTGTGCACAGGCCTAAGTCTCAGGAGTTCAGAAtcattaactccagttctaac TGCAACCGTGTTCCTGACGAGAGGAGATACTCCCTGCCCTTGAAGAGCATCTACATGCGCCAGATCGACCAGATGGTTGGCTTGATTTGA